The DNA segment ggactcATTTTAGTGCGATATGgcggtgctacaggcacatatactgcgcatccaaaaattcttaaatgggatatatttggttcatgacccaaaactaattgcaacggggaatatttatgataatttgtcggtctgagatgaactagcattgctgcatgcaaaatggcgtgaccccaaacagaagtgggcagtctcgttttcatgagtaacggaCGTGCTATCAATTTCAGACGTTTAATTAGAGACTCTGCAatgccattttgagtgtgaacatgagatacaagatgttccacttttataccaattgataagcaataatcattatatgcttgggatgaaaacttagcagcattatcaagtctaatagacttaattggattatcgagAAATTGTGCCCGTAATTGGATTATTTGTGctattaattttgcaaacgccaggttgcgagatgacaataggcacacatgagaccatctaaaaaatgcatctattaagaccataaaatatctaaacgacccactagaTGGGTGAATAGGTCTACAAATGTCCCCTTGTTTACATTCCAAAAACGCAAGGGACTCAaacccaacctttgttggtgatagtctaatatttaacttgccttgataacaagaagtgtaggaaaattcattatttaaaagaatctttaaattctttaatggatgcccatttgagttttctataatctGTCTCATTATAATTGATCCAAGATGTCCCAattgatcatgccaaagtacaaaaatattggaatcagtaaccttttggtttacggtAGAATGCGCCTCAATTGCATTAATTTTTGTCCAACAcatgccacaagataaagatgagaacttctcaataacccttttCTGACAAGAGATATTTttggtaacgatgagatattcAGGATTATTCTTATCTACTGTCTCAATATGTTGTCCATTTCGGCGGATatttttaaaactcaacaagttcctcttggacttggaggagaatattgcattatctatgataagtattgttcccctaggcagagttatagtagccTCTTCGAGAGCCTTTGATTAGATTactattaccagaaattgtagtaacatctgccttacacatacttaaacgagagaaatatttcttctctttgaatattgtatgtgtcgtacatgaatcaattaaacaaatatttttataattaaactttgatccaagtttgatttgagagatatccatatttgcttaGTTTTCTCAAAGAGTTTCTTGAGacgtagagtctcgtgctgataacatgtaataaaataataaaaaaataatattgcaAGAAAAAGGGAGAGTATTAGTAGTATTCATACATGGAGAATAAAGTTGCCAGAGTCCACCATAATGTACAACaattattattagtattatttttgaagaataaaaatctttttaaataaaatattaatatctctttttcttttattttttcttactgTACAAGAACAAGCCGGCCACCGCCACCCCAAACATTCCTACCGTCGGTGAAATCTTCACCGCCACGATCACCCTTTGGCACCGTAACAATCAACTCACCATCCACGAACACCGCCGTGGCCAGCTCCGGTTTTGTCGTCGCTGGCAACCTGAACCTCCACGTGTCCACCTTCAGCTCTTCCAACAGCAGCTCGTCTTCGCTGCCGGGGACGGCGCCGACACCTCCATCTCCCGCACCATTTCTCACCACGATCTTCGTAATCCCAGGATGAATCTCCACCGCCTGCACTCTCACGCCGCCTCCCGCTCCTGCGCCTCCACCCTCTCCGCCATCGTCAAATTCCATCTCCGCCACGAAACGGAAGAATTCCGGCCCTTCCTCCACCGCCACGTCAGCATCGGAACGGAACGGAAGTTCTAGAACCTTCCCAAAAACGTGCGGCAGTTTCCGTAGCTTCTTCGTCGGGTTTCCTTCCATTACCGCCAAAAGTTGTTCCCGCTGATCCGAACCCGAAGTTGAACCCGGATAAATACCTTCACGAATAGCAATGTTTCGTTTCATGGACATAGGATGGACCCTCATGCTATGGATCTGCTTGGCTGAAAAGCAAAGGCCCAATAATACCAAAAGTATCCAAATCTTGATTAAATTCACTATCTTTGAGTCTGTGTAAAACTAGATTCATGTAAATTAACAATGAACAAAATATTGAGAAAACAATAAATGATCAAACGTAATTGTGTATGCTATATGGAAAGTTTTTGGGTAACTAAAAAGAGAGATTCTTGGAaatgaaaaaaagataaaaatgcaGATGTAATTGAATATATAAAGGGGGTATATacctatgtatatatagtaatatatattcaattacatATTGCCTCTGCAAGTAGGTATCGGGATTTCGAGAGGAAAAACCAGAAGGAGGAAGAGGAAGACGAAAAAGAGGATTGCATGAAAAGTAAATGAAAATG comes from the Nicotiana tabacum cultivar K326 chromosome 14, ASM71507v2, whole genome shotgun sequence genome and includes:
- the LOC107798692 gene encoding uncharacterized protein LOC107798692, with product MRVHPMSMKRNIAIREGIYPGSTSGSDQREQLLAVMEGNPTKKLRKLPHVFGKVLELPFRSDADVAVEEGPEFFRFVAEMEFDDGGEGGGAGAGGGVRVQAVEIHPGITKIVVRNGAGDGGVGAVPGSEDELLLEELKVDTWRFRLPATTKPELATAVFVDGELIVTVPKGDRGGEDFTDGRNVWGGGGRLVLVQ